From a region of the Candidatus Methylomirabilis limnetica genome:
- a CDS encoding M16 family metallopeptidase produces the protein MARFSYNRQVLPSGMVVLSEQMPAVKSVSIGVWVKVGSRDEASDVAGISHFIEHMLFKGTERRSAQEIARAIDAIGGTHDASTSREGTCFFAKVLGEHLPLGIDILADTFLHSRLDPKDIEREQQVVLQEIKMVEDTPDDLVHDLFAEAIWGDHPVARPILGRKETVCLITQDDIRRHMGRFYRPDRTVIAAAGDLDHEQLVDLVARAFDGFEGRTVHADPPPPSSSAAVRVEERDTAQLHLCLGMDALPYAHHDRYALYLLNAMLGGSMSSRLFQEIREKRGLAYSIYSYQAAYRDCGLLVIYAGTSPESSGQVVDLIRAECARMRNQPVDPSGLQQAKDQLKGNLLLGLEGTSSRMTRLAKSEIYFDRTYDLDEIIAGIDAVSTDQFESLTRRLLRDESFAITSIGPVPQAALLS, from the coding sequence ATGGCCCGTTTCTCCTACAACCGCCAGGTGTTGCCAAGCGGGATGGTCGTCCTCAGCGAGCAGATGCCTGCTGTCAAGTCGGTCTCGATCGGCGTGTGGGTGAAGGTTGGATCTCGGGATGAGGCTTCCGATGTAGCCGGCATCTCCCACTTCATCGAGCATATGCTCTTCAAGGGGACGGAGCGGCGTAGCGCGCAGGAGATCGCCAGGGCGATTGACGCCATTGGTGGTACGCACGACGCCTCCACGAGTCGCGAGGGTACCTGTTTCTTTGCCAAGGTCCTAGGTGAGCACCTGCCCCTGGGTATCGATATTCTGGCCGACACCTTCCTCCATTCTCGCCTCGATCCCAAAGATATTGAGCGGGAACAGCAGGTCGTTCTTCAGGAGATCAAGATGGTGGAGGACACTCCTGACGACTTGGTTCACGACCTCTTTGCCGAAGCGATCTGGGGTGATCACCCGGTAGCCAGACCGATCCTGGGGCGGAAGGAGACGGTCTGTCTCATCACGCAAGACGATATCCGCCGCCACATGGGTCGCTTCTACCGTCCCGATCGAACCGTGATAGCTGCAGCCGGTGATCTGGATCACGAGCAGTTGGTGGATCTGGTGGCGCGGGCATTCGACGGTTTTGAAGGCCGAACCGTTCACGCCGATCCTCCACCACCGTCTTCCAGCGCGGCGGTCAGGGTGGAGGAGCGCGATACGGCCCAGCTCCACCTGTGTCTCGGCATGGATGCCTTACCGTATGCCCACCATGATCGCTATGCCCTCTACCTGTTGAACGCCATGCTGGGTGGCAGCATGAGTTCTCGGCTCTTCCAGGAGATTCGCGAAAAACGAGGTTTGGCGTATTCGATTTACTCTTACCAGGCCGCCTATCGCGATTGCGGTCTGCTGGTCATTTATGCCGGGACCAGTCCGGAGTCCTCAGGCCAGGTCGTCGACCTGATCCGGGCGGAATGCGCCCGCATGCGGAATCAGCCGGTCGATCCCAGTGGTCTCCAACAGGCGAAGGATCAGCTCAAGGGCAATCTGCTCCTCGGTCTCGAGGGGACGAGTAGCCGAATGACTCGTCTTGCCAAGTCCGAGATCTATTTCGATCGCACCTATGACCTGGATGAGATCATCGCGGGGATCGATGCGGTGTCCACCGATCAGTTCGAGTCGCTGACGAGACGGCTGTTGCGCGACGAGTCGTTTGCCATCACCTCTATCGGCCCTGTTCCCCAAGCGGCCCTACTCTCCTGA